The Malus sylvestris chromosome 12, drMalSylv7.2, whole genome shotgun sequence genome contains a region encoding:
- the LOC126594383 gene encoding zinc finger protein BALDIBIS-like gives MMSGDGFSINMPSAIDGFAQEHQLNANPSVLKPNPPNPVAKKKRNLPGTPDPDAEVLALSPTTLMAKNRFVCEICNKGFQRDQNLQLHRRGHNLPWKLKSRLNKEVKKKVYICPEKTCVHHDPSRALGDLTGIKKHFSRKHGEKKWKCEKCSKKYAVQSDWKAHSKTCGTREYKCDCGTLFSRKDSFITHRAFCDALTEESARLATSSVAGAPTNLNFGNDAMLNNPMMNNSQAVVQDVSQISMQYEQGLMRQDFNVLDQLHQHEKSRLSLWLNQQANSNSNQINLMDDMQANPNHPLYVTSSSSNTFPEMVQMPSSSNNVNLFGSSDSMSTFGASTRGENLSLSPVQESGTKKLIGNNSNLVGSSVSKPPAAPMSATALLQKAAQSGSTRSSNNQGSSLGVNVMSSSSFSNTLMGFSNLNQDRSNELHQFVQNAHQLGGDSANLSSLTSSSSRTSSTTLEQLMNTIQRGSKNIGTIDRQNSPTRDFLGMGGGAGDHADQLSHNNRQMFFPQDLAKFASSMSQFTSNH, from the exons ATGATGTCCGGTGATGGGTTTTCCATTAATATGCCATCCGCCATTGATGGGTTTGCTCAAGAGCATCAACTAAATGCAAACCCTAGCGTCCTTAAACCCAATCCTCCTAACCCCGTcgcgaagaagaagagaaatctCCCAGGAACACCAG ATCCAGATGCTGAGGTTCTGGCCCTATCTCCGACGACCCTAATGGCAAAAAACCGTTTCGTCTGCGAAATATGCAACAAGGGTTTCCAGAGAGATCAGAATTTGCAACTTCACCGAAGGGGTCACAACCTTCCTTGGAAGCTCAAGTCGAGACTGAACAAAGAGGTGAAGAAGAAGGTTTATATTTGCCCCGAGAAGACCTGCGTCCACCACGACCCATCGAGAGCTCTCGGAGACCTCACCGGGATAAAGAAGCATTTCAGCAGAAAACATGGAGAGAAGAAGTGGAAGTGCGAAAAGTGTTCGAAGAAATACGCAGTCCAATCGGATTGGAAAGCTCACTCCAAGACCTGTGGGACTAGAGAGTATAAGTGTGACTGTGGAACCCTTTTTTCCAG GAAAGATAGCTTCATAACACATAGAGCATTTTGTGACGCCCTAACTGAAGAGAGCGCTAGGCTCGCTACTTCATCAGTTGCTGGAGCTCCTACAAATCTCAATTTTGGAAATGATGCAATGTTAAACAATCCAATGATGAACAATAGTCAAGCAGTAGTTCAAGATGTGTCTCAAATTTCCATGCAGTATGAGCAAGGTTTGATGAGGCAAGATTTTAACGTCTTAGATCAGCTTCATCAACATGAGAAGTCAAGATTGTCACTTTGGTTGAATCAGCAGGCAAATAGTAATTCTAATCAGATTAATCTGATGGATGATATGCAAGCAAATCCTAATCATCCGCTTTATGTAACATCATCAAGCTCTAATACTTTTCCTGAAATGGTGCAAATGCCATCATCTTCCAACAATGTCAATCTTTTTGGCTCATCTGATTCCATGTCAacttttggagcttcaacaaGGGGTGAGAATCTGTCATTGTCACCAGTTCAAGAAAGCGGGACTAAGAAACTCATCGGAAACAATAGTAATCTGGTGGGCAGCAGCGTTTCTAAGCCACCGGCAGCCCCAATGTCCGCCacagcacttttacaaaaagcaGCTCAATCGGGTTCGACTAGAAGCAGCAACAATCAAGGCAGCAGCTTGGGTGTAAATGTAATGTCCTCGTCATCTTTTTCCAACACTTTGATGGGCTTCTCGAATTTGAACCAGGATCGATCGAACGAGCTTCATCAATTTGTTCAAAATGCACATCAATTAGGTGGTGATAGTGCAAATTTGAGTTCATTAACAAGTTCATCATCACGTACCAGTTCTACTACACTTGAGCAGCTGATGAATACTATTCAAAGGGGTTCAAAGAATATCGGAACTATCGATCGTCAAAACAGTCCAACTAGAGACTTTTTGGGCATGGGAGGAGGAGCAGGAGATCATGCTGATCAGTTATCCCATAACAATAGGCAAATGTTTTTTCCACAAGATCTAGCCAAGTTTGCATCTTCAATGAGCCAATTCACTAGCAATCACTAG